The proteins below come from a single Oscillospiraceae bacterium genomic window:
- a CDS encoding phosphatase PAP2 family protein, whose translation MRNWCSRHPVWFMAFYALFYLTFFALLERTIQSPDLWVHCRLDDLIPFCKYAIVPYLLWFPWIPFTLFYLLHKAPRGDFWRLCLPLFTGMTMALLFYAIVPNGLALRPRFVPGSDIFAQLVRAIYRSDTPMNVCPSIHVFNSVTLMLAYYRSSIFDAPRRRWMRPAAMVLCVSITMSTMLLKQHSVIDVVFGLLLALTLDYAATALQSVPARRRRLPERL comes from the coding sequence ATGCGCAACTGGTGTTCACGCCATCCGGTCTGGTTCATGGCGTTCTATGCTCTGTTTTATCTGACCTTTTTCGCGCTGCTGGAGCGCACGATCCAGTCCCCCGACCTGTGGGTCCACTGCCGGCTGGATGATCTGATCCCCTTCTGCAAATATGCCATTGTGCCGTATCTGCTGTGGTTCCCGTGGATTCCGTTCACCCTGTTTTACCTGCTGCACAAGGCCCCGCGCGGGGATTTCTGGCGGCTTTGCCTGCCGCTGTTCACCGGCATGACGATGGCACTGCTTTTCTACGCCATCGTACCGAACGGGCTGGCGCTGCGGCCGCGCTTTGTGCCGGGCAGCGACATTTTTGCCCAGCTTGTGCGCGCGATCTACCGCAGCGATACGCCGATGAATGTCTGCCCGTCCATCCATGTTTTCAACTCGGTCACGCTGATGCTGGCCTATTACCGCAGCAGCATTTTTGACGCGCCGCGCCGCCGCTGGATGCGCCCGGCCGCCATGGTGCTGTGCGTGTCCATCACAATGTCCACGATGCTGCTCAAGCAGCACAGCGTCATTGATGTCGTATTTGGTCTGCTGCTGGCCCTGACACTGGATTACGCCGCCACAGCGCTGCAAAGCGTCCCCGCAAGACGCAGACGCCTGCCGGAGCGGTTGTAA
- a CDS encoding EamA family transporter yields the protein MNQAQLPYVLLYLCSTFLSSVSQVLLKKAAMREHTSLVAEYTDWRVILGYGLFVGCTLLTMLAYKGVPLNIGPVLEATGYLYVTIFGVTIFHEKMNPKKIAALVMIVAGILVYAL from the coding sequence ATGAATCAGGCACAGCTGCCCTATGTGCTGCTTTACCTGTGCAGCACCTTCCTGTCCTCGGTGTCGCAGGTCTTGCTGAAAAAGGCCGCTATGCGGGAGCATACCTCCCTTGTGGCAGAGTACACCGACTGGCGTGTGATTTTGGGCTACGGCCTCTTTGTGGGGTGTACGCTGCTTACGATGCTGGCATACAAGGGCGTGCCGCTGAACATCGGCCCTGTGCTGGAGGCCACCGGCTATCTCTATGTGACGATCTTCGGCGTGACGATCTTCCATGAAAAGATGAACCCTAAGAAGATCGCGGCGCTGGTCATGATCGTGGCGGGCATTTTAGTGTATGCACTGTAA
- a CDS encoding transporter: MRQQAKWFLLLHVILGVYAGSSVCSKLAAQQPFLSAAFLLLYGLMLAALVAYAIGWQQVIKHLPLTTAYANKAVTVVWGILLGMAVFGEAVTPRQVVGAVIIIAGIVLFVRADNEEEGGK; the protein is encoded by the coding sequence ATGAGGCAGCAGGCAAAATGGTTCCTCCTGCTGCATGTCATTTTGGGGGTATATGCGGGCAGCAGTGTGTGCAGCAAGCTGGCGGCGCAGCAGCCGTTTTTGAGCGCGGCGTTCCTTCTGCTGTACGGTTTGATGCTGGCGGCGCTTGTTGCCTATGCCATCGGCTGGCAGCAGGTCATCAAGCATCTGCCGCTGACAACGGCCTACGCCAATAAGGCTGTCACGGTCGTCTGGGGCATATTGCTGGGCATGGCCGTCTTTGGCGAGGCCGTCACCCCGCGGCAGGTCGTGGGGGCCGTCATCATCATTGCAGGCATCGTGCTGTTTGTGCGTGCCGACAACGAAGAGGAGGGCGGCAAATGA
- a CDS encoding glycosyltransferase family 2 protein, translated as MQKISYVIPCYRSQHTVGEVVAEITATMKTMPQYDYEVILVNDCSPDDTIGTIRALVAADDHVTGVDLAKNFGQHAALMAGFHKCSGDIIVCLDDDGQTPADEVGKLLEKIDAGYDVVYASYDTKRQAGWRNFGSWVNSKMTEIMLGKPPELVVNSYFAARRFVVEEMLRYEHCYPYVIGLVLRSTKHICNVPVHHRAREEGSSGYTLRKLLNLWMNGFTSFSVKPLRIATYFGTLFAAAGFVYLIYIVIDHFTRGAAPMGWASTTALLLLLGGMILVVLGIIGEYVGRIYMCANAAPQYVEREVIRHGEDNA; from the coding sequence ATGCAGAAAATTTCTTATGTGATCCCCTGCTACCGTTCCCAGCATACGGTGGGGGAGGTGGTGGCGGAGATCACCGCCACCATGAAGACGATGCCGCAGTATGACTATGAGGTCATTCTGGTCAACGATTGCTCGCCCGATGATACCATCGGCACGATCCGTGCGCTGGTGGCCGCGGATGACCATGTGACCGGGGTGGATCTGGCCAAAAACTTCGGGCAGCATGCCGCGCTGATGGCAGGCTTCCACAAATGCAGCGGGGACATCATTGTCTGTCTGGACGATGACGGCCAGACCCCCGCCGATGAGGTGGGCAAGCTGCTGGAGAAGATCGATGCCGGCTACGATGTGGTCTACGCCAGCTACGACACGAAAAGGCAGGCCGGCTGGCGCAACTTTGGCAGTTGGGTCAACAGCAAAATGACCGAGATCATGCTGGGCAAGCCGCCGGAGCTGGTCGTCAACAGCTACTTTGCCGCCCGCCGCTTTGTGGTGGAGGAGATGCTGCGGTATGAGCATTGCTACCCGTATGTGATCGGCCTTGTGCTGCGCTCCACCAAGCATATCTGCAATGTGCCGGTGCATCACCGCGCCCGCGAAGAGGGCAGCTCCGGCTATACGCTGCGGAAGCTGCTGAACCTCTGGATGAACGGCTTTACCTCATTTTCGGTCAAGCCGCTGCGCATCGCCACCTATTTCGGCACGCTGTTTGCAGCAGCGGGCTTTGTGTACCTGATCTATATCGTCATTGACCACTTCACCCGCGGCGCGGCCCCGATGGGCTGGGCGTCCACCACGGCGCTGCTGCTGCTTTTGGGCGGCATGATCCTGGTCGTGCTGGGCATCATCGGCGAGTATGTCGGCCGCATCTATATGTGCGCCAACGCCGCACCGCAGTATGTTGAGCGTGAGGTCATCCGCCATGGGGAGGACAACGCATGA
- a CDS encoding GNAT family N-acetyltransferase: MDVKNLPVLEGAAVRLRPIADADTDLIVKWRNTPSVVQNFIFRQTFTPEMHRSWLATKVATGRVVQYIIIDKADDKPVGSVYYRDIDNHNRSAEYGIFIGEESARGKGLGTETARLFTDFGFAELQLHRISLRVLAENTAARRSYEKAGFVQEGVFRDMELLDGQYRDVVFMARLAEK; encoded by the coding sequence ATGGATGTAAAAAATCTCCCGGTTCTGGAGGGCGCAGCTGTCCGGCTGCGGCCCATTGCCGATGCGGACACCGATCTGATCGTGAAATGGCGCAATACGCCGTCGGTCGTGCAGAATTTTATCTTCCGCCAGACCTTCACGCCGGAAATGCACCGCAGCTGGTTGGCTACCAAAGTCGCCACCGGGCGGGTCGTGCAGTATATCATCATCGACAAGGCCGATGATAAGCCCGTTGGGTCGGTCTATTACCGCGATATAGACAACCATAACCGCAGCGCCGAGTACGGTATTTTTATCGGCGAGGAAAGCGCGCGCGGCAAAGGCCTCGGCACCGAGACGGCAAGGCTCTTTACCGATTTTGGCTTTGCCGAATTGCAGCTGCACCGCATCAGTCTGCGTGTGCTGGCGGAAAACACCGCCGCCCGCCGCAGCTATGAAAAGGCCGGCTTTGTGCAGGAGGGCGTTTTCCGCGATATGGAGCTGCTGGACGGCCAATACCGCGATGTAGTGTTTATGGCCCGGCTGGCGGAGAAATAA